One stretch of Clavelina lepadiformis chromosome 6, kaClaLepa1.1, whole genome shotgun sequence DNA includes these proteins:
- the LOC143463182 gene encoding pleckstrin homology domain-containing family H member 1-like, whose amino-acid sequence MDGSSLSAMEWKKMYLQMEGKLRQFRVQATAIRTKLSQKMEELTVKFEQAEGRAADADYQLALLRDSIAGVPGASEEAEEFHQQKIVELEKRCLEQQERILALEKELEYEHYLRKLDKGSLHEKALKIKEWVSKTLSSAEKEKEELRDSNTRLSAAVQSMQRRLTELLDQSSTSSIPHSSASQHQPDTSLQSVSKSPITVQEKAPSSRISSPTSPSWQTSPLFDNKVHSDMEESVADGQQSTRASMELEHCDTQSDENLSAKNDTSKKDVTDNLSENTTVKKSSQIFSLKAEDKYVKVAPLSRFMPGKSRSTAVKSAADTDMLNVGKDEDVKEVNKSSTLPMTKPVASSTKSSTSPTSSSSPQTHHHFMGTFGSIRRKFKGLTDHHQKGRTHDDTPTSSRGRDKRVKQRSKSKSPGPRSSSFTRQKTSPIAVPGANPDASSSPLPAILQEEETMVTDQNFSKSSPTSVLSSSLPVTGWRVQQGGRPPTPPMHRLPSWESKLYDVAKNGFKISAGAVSKSAPHKNTALLNMEREPDEFAELVYKQHPLTIPVYTKIKGRAAQIRRIPFTDASDSSDDDNFSHPSSPLRQLSPRTPHRSSRSLIASADISNVVIHQRRNGSPGIAKALKRANSQQSMGSSEGDYAIPPDAQIGCNSANSDSSEPEHKLFKTSRHQSTSSFTGSRPINPGGYKASFAEESRSAGASSSGGQRCGYLNKLGGRVRTWKKRWCVLKNKNLLYFKSPNDITRKPQGQIALTGVDVKLSRDDTAVSTFQLVSGKRTYYLSADSQQAATDWINALQATIGNKKEEITAGWITRTVGGSSCRVWARMLGDTLEYYEREDGVEMPLDRLSLKGCSVEVVQLNVQSPIGASHQYRRTLPAFDHVIVIRRRSESGRDVFLSLETESQKIAWLHKLTLATHSTGLTASPALETSSFDPSAGTEYERLVVKLLQSEKSGSEAKRGKSPASGTLWRNPILSYSKDGITRPLTTLPTDALQTEAIKLAKSIQLFSNVSMDAASADYHITMAQRIAQSCLTHLHLRNEVFSQLIKLTNRRSTEIKSPNDSSYLQGWKLLSLLLPLFLPQGKLLWLLKAHLSRHANPKNEVGQYVLYCRRTVERTSSVGERVAPPSRTEALSILLQNPYHHSLPFSVPVHFADGSYQVVSFDGSTTASEFSNRINVQKGLRHHTTSGFGLFVDDPNMSISAAHYVEPSVKLCDAMSTWERVLRQQAVVSKQSAQSSPGEGDVNRSTARFSFLQRLSFKMYQTLETQKERPLLVYQIADAMSRDRFPLSRELAVEMTSLLAQLHHGNRQDDIHDQSSADNVIKRFYPARYRNKHQTKQLRERILEHWELLHGTTSSDCVRIFLNIARKWPLCGSTLFAAKIETSGKYKGDIAWLCVGEDSLSMLNYKTMEVVDKCEYTDLVTFGGCKNQFMVVTEMAGVSRKLFFSLPRVQMLQVVRLMADYINSSSPPDSKMCAMTSL is encoded by the exons ATGGACGGGTCATCACTTTCTGCAATGGAATGGAAGAAGATGTATTTGCAGATGGAGGGAAAATTGCGTCAGTTTCGTGTTCAGGCAACAGCGATTAGGACCAAACTTTCTCAAAAG ATGGAAGAGTTAACCGTAAAATTCGAGCAGGCTGAGGGGAGGGCAGCTGACGCTGATTACCAG CTTGCACTTCTCCGGGACAGCATAGCTGGTGTTCCCGGCGCATCTGAAGAAGCAGAGGAGTTCCATCAGCAAAAGATAGTGGAACTGGAGAAACGTTGTCTTGAACAACAAGAACGCATTCTTGCACTGGAAAAGGAACTCGAATACGAG CATTACCTTCGAAAATTGGACAAAGGTTCTTTGCACGAAAAAGCGCTCAAGATAAAGGAATGGGTCTCAAAGACTTTAAGTTCG GCCGAAAAAGAGAAAGAAGAATTGCGGGATTCAAACACAAGATTAAGTGCAGCAGTACAGTCCATGCAGCGAAGATTAACTG aGCTGCTTGATCAGTCTTCAACATCCTCAATACCACACTCTTCAGCTTCCCAACATCAACCGGATACTTCTCTTCAGTCGGTCTCCAAATCACCCATCACTGTCCAGGAAAAAGCACCTTCGAGTCGAATCTCTTCTCCAACTAGTCCAAGCTGGCAGACCAGTCCACTGTTTGATAATAAG GTTCATTCTGATATGGAGGAATCAGTTGCAGACGGCCAACAATCAACTCGAGCTTCAATGGAGCTTGAACACTGTGATACTCAGAGCGATGAGAACCTATCAGCCAAGAATGATACCTCGAAAAAAGATGTCACAGATAATCTGTCAGAAAACACAACTGTGAAAAAATCATCTCAGATCTTCTCACTGAAAGCCGAAGATAAATATGTTAAAGTCGCTCCTTTATCAAGATTTATGCCCGGTAAATCACGATCAACAGCAGTGAAGAGTGCCGCAGATACAGACATGTTGAATGTCGGGAAGGATGAAGATGTAAAGGAGGTTAATAAATCCTCTACCCTTCCAATGACAAAACCCGTGGCATCTTCTACAAAATCATCCACATCTCCAACTTCATCAAGCTCTCCACAAACTCATCATCATTTTATGGGAACATTTGGCAGCATCCGGAGAAAATTTAAGGGATTAACTGATCATCATCAAAAAGGAAGAACACATGACGATACTCCTACTTCATCCAGAGGACGTGACAAGAGAGTAAAGCAAAGGTCAAAATCTAAGAGTCCAGGTCCAAGAAGTAGTTCATTTACGAGGCAAAAAACATCACCTATTGCAGTCCCTGGAGCAAATCCTGATGCTTCATCGTCTCCTCTTCCTGCTATTCTGCAGGAGGAAGAAACAATGGTCACCGATCAGAACTTCAGCAAATCGTCACCAACTTCAGTACTATCTTCATCTCTTCCTGTTACAGGATGGAGGGTGCAGCAGGGTGGACGCCCACCAACTCCTCCAATGCATCGTTTGCCATCTTGG GAATCCAAGTTGTATGACGTCGCAAAGAACGGTTTTAAGATATCTGCTGGAGCCGTAAGTAAATCTGCACCTCacaaaa ACACCGCTCTGTTAAACATGGAGCGAGAACCAGACGAATTTGCGGAGCTCGTTTACAAG CAACACCCTTTGACCATTCCAGTGTATACGAAGATTAAAGGG CGAGCCGCTCAAATTCGTCGAATCCCTTTCACCGATGCGTCTGACTCCTCCGATGACGACAATTTTTCTCATCCATCGTCGCCGCTTCGCCAGCTCTCACCACGTACTCCTCATCGCTCCTCAAGAAGCTTGATCGCATCTGCGGACATCAGCAATGTCGTCATCCACCAACGAAGAAACGGAAGTCCCGGCATTGCCAAAGCTCTGAAACGAG CAAACTCTCAACAGTCAATGGGAAGCTCCGAAGGCGATTACGCAATTCCTCCAGACGCGCAGATCGGATGCAACTCTGCGAACAGCGACAGTTCGGAGCCGGAGCATAAACTCTTCAAGACATCCCGACATCAGTCAACTTCTTCCTTTACCGGATCGAGGCCAATAAATCCCGGAGGATATAAGGCCTCTTTCGCTGAAGAATCCCGTTCCGCCGGAGCTTCCTCTTCAGGAGGCCAGAGATGCGGATACCTGAATAAACTTGGAGGAAGAGTAAGAACCTGGAAGAAGCGATGGTGTGTTCTCAAAAACAAGAACTTGCTCTACTTCAAGTCGCCA aatgacatcacaagaaaACCTCAAGGACAAATTGCACTGACCGGAGTGGATGTCAAGTTGTCACGTGATGATACTGCCGTTTCCACATTTCAACTTGTCAGCGGGAAACGAACTTATTATCTCAGCGCTGATTCTCAGCAAGCCGCCACTGATTGGATTAacg CTTTGCAAGCCACCATcggaaacaaaaaagaagaaataacAGCTGGCTGGATAACACGTACGGTTGGCGGTAGTAGCTGTAGGGTTTGGGCACGAATGCTTGGTGACACTCTTGAATATTACGAGCGAGAAGACGGCGTAGAG ATGCCCCTCGACCGACTCTCCTTAAAAGGTTGTTCCGTCGAAGTTGTTCAATTGAACGTTCAATCACCGATCGGCGCTAGTCATCAGTATCGACGAACCTTACCTGCCTTTGATCACGTGATCGTGATCAGGCGGAGAAGCGAAAGCGGACGTGACGTATTTTTGTCGTTAGAGACAGAATCACAAAAG ATCGCATGGTTGCACAAACTAACACTAGCAACGCATTCAACCGGCTTAACTGCGTCACCAGCGCTGGAAACGTCCTCATTTGACCCTTCAGCCGGCACAGAATACGAACGCTTGGTCGTCAAGTTGTTGCAGTCGGAAAAGTCCGGCTCGGAGGCAAAACGTGGTAAAAGCCCGGCCAGTGGAACGCTTTGGCGGAACCCAATATTGTCTTACTCAAAAGACGGTATAACTCGCCCCCTCACGACCCTGCCGACAGATGCTCTGCAAACAGAAGCGATTAAACTTGCCAAG TCGATTCAACTGTTTTCTAACGTGTCTATGGACGCTGCATCAGCCGATTATCACATCACGATGGCCCAACGCATTGCCCAGTCTTGCCTGACTCATTTGCATCTGCGCAATGAAGTGTTTAGTCAGCTGATTAAATTGACCAATAGAAGAAGTACGGAAATTAAAAGCCCAAATGATTCCTCGTACCtgcag GGTTGGAAATTGTTATCACTGTTACTACCACTCTTTCTACCACAAGGAAAGCTTCTCTGGCTTCTAAAAGCTCATCTCAGTCGACACGCCAACCCCAA aaaCGAAGTGGGTCAGTATGTGCTCTACTGCCGTCGAACAGTGGAGCGTACTAGCAGTGTTGGAGAAAGGGTGGCACCGCCGTCCAGAACGGAAGCTCTTTCCATATTGCTGCAAAACCCCTATCACCATTCCTTGCCGTTCAGCGTCCCTGTACATTTTGCAGACGGTTCTTATCAG GTAGTTAGCTTTGATGGATCGACCACGGCGAGCGAATTTTCGAACCGAATCAACGTACAGAAAGGCTTGCGTCATCATACAACTTCTGGATTTGGTCTCTTTGTTGACGATCCTAATATGTCCATTTCAGCGGCGCATTACGTTGAACCGTCTGTCAAG TTGTGTGATGCGATGTCAACCTGGGAGAGGGTCTTACGTCAGCAAGCAGTTGTATCCAAGCAGTCTGCTCAGTCCAGCCCTGGTGAAGGTGATGTTAACAGAAGCACGGCTCGATTTTCCTTTCTTCAACGGCTAAGCTTCAAAATGTACCAAACCTTAGAAACACAAAAGGAACGGCCCCTGCTAGTATACCAG ATTGCTGATGCTATGTCACGCGATCGCTTTCCCCTCAGTCGAGAACTCGCCGTGGAGATGACGTCATTGCTGGCGCAACTTCACCATGGCAACAGACAGGATGACATCCATGATCAGAGTTCGGCAGATAACGTTATAAAAAGGTTCTACCCCGCCCGATATCGCAACAAACATCAAACGAA ACAACTTCGAGAAAGAATACTTGAGCATTGGGAGTTGCTACACGGTACCACGTCATCAGATTGCGTGAGAATCTTCTTGAATATAGCTCGGAAGTGGCCACTTTGCGGCTCTACGCTTTTTGCTGCCAAG ATTGAAACAAGCGGAAAATACAAGGGCGACATCGCCTGGTTGTGCGTTGGCGAAGATAGTTTATCCATGTTAAATTACAAGACAATG GAGGTCGTGGACAAATGTGAGTACACTGACCTGGTCACATTTGGTGGATGCAAGAACCAGTTTATGGTGGTGACCGAGATGGCTGGCGTGTCAAGGAAACTATTCTTTTCCTTGCCAAGAGTACAG ATGCTCCAAGTCGTACGACTGATGGCGGATTATATCAACTCTTCTTCCCCGCCGGACTCGAAGATGTGCGCAATGAcctcattatga
- the LOC143462412 gene encoding phospholipase A2 homolog ECS_00014-like, producing MNTKVFLLLLSLYCSCTSARTSTNVQSVNVGKQILCFQGKSWSVKNLVEAASDFQGYGCWCGAFNGGGSRRVVDAVDSCCKAHDLCFDKAEDKLPWYIPDKVLLGTPYTIVCENNMARCEGFTLSNSICKCDRVFAECIARNINAYNSKYAHYKTRNC from the exons ATGAACACAAAAGTGTTTCTGCTACTCTTGAGTTTGTACTGCTCTTGCACGTCAGCGCGTACATCTACTAACGTGCAGTCAGTAAACGTTGGAAAGCAGATTTTGTGCTTTCAAGGCAAAAGCTGGTCGGTCAAAAACCTAGTTGAAGCCGCTTCCGACTTCCAAGGATACGGATGTTGGTGTGGAGCTTTCAATGGTGGGGGCAGCAGAAGGGTTGTGGACGCGGTGGATAG TTGCTGTAAAGCGCACGATCTTTGCTTTGACAAGGCTGAAGACAAACTTCCGTGGTATATTCCAGACAAGGTTCTTCTAGGGACACCGTACACAATTGTGTGTGAAAATAATATGGCAAGATGTG AGGGATTCACATTATCAAACTCCATATGCAAATGCGACCGTGTTTTTGCCGAATGTATTGCTCGGAATATAAACGCTTACAATTCCAAGTACGCCCATTATAAgacaagaaattgttaa
- the LOC143463184 gene encoding corticotropin-releasing factor-binding protein-like isoform X2: MRATKELFAEYLLLTFLVSPLRCQPSNDEDQAQIITGPGPTEPYSISSRSLNCVDMAKVDSDLTFVQTDESQALCGVYLIGDVHEIISVEVLEAKVDCDQGEFLEIFDGWMARGNILPSDGDHALPLEKRIVGFCERQRARYQTALTFTSTQNVALVQFRLYMNSEIKIRFRRIYATSLKCNVVTPTTQGRYTMYSVQGRSCTFSIIQPTLLEVEEVLLSSENVNATRHDTIEILKGDSLDTAAMTLVQRYQAPYKSDGLKKFVLDQSHAAVRMTSFGFHDNTIKFKYTKMSDAELNEELCT, translated from the exons ATGAGAGCCACCAAAGAACTTTTTGCGGAATATTTGTTGCTGACATTTCTTGTTTCTCCACTACGTTGTCAG CCCAGCAATGACGAAGACCAAGCTCAAATCATCACAGGGCCCGGCCCAACCGAGCCTTATTCAATATCATCTAGATCTCTAA ATTGTGTCGATATGGCTAAAGTGGATTCGGATTTGACCTTTGTTCAAACTGATGAAAGTCAAGCTTTATGCGGAGTTTACCTCATTGGAGACGTTCACGAAATTATTTCGGTCGAAGTTCTGGAAGCAAAAGTTGACTGTGACCAAGGAGAATTCCTTGAG ATATTTGATGGATGGATGGCACGTGGCAATATTCTTCCTAGCGACGGTGATCATGCTCTTCCCCTAGAAAAGAGAATTGTCGGGTTTTGTGAGCGGCAGAGAGCTCGATATCAGACGGCCTTAACTTTTACTTCTACGCAAAATGTTGCCTTGGTTCAATTCCGTTTGTACATGAACAGCGAAATCAAAATACGTTTCAGAAGGATTTACGCTACGAGTT TGAAATGTAACGTGGTGACACCGACAACTCAAGGAAGATACACAATGTATTCAGTTCAAGGCAGAAGTTGCACTTTTTCAATAATTCAACCTACGCTACTTGAAGTCGAAGAGGTTCTTTTAAGCAGCGAAAAC GTCAACGCCACTCGCCATGACACCATAGAAATTTTGAAAGGTGACTCGTTAGACACAGCGGCGATGACCCTGGTCCAGAGATACCAAGCACCGTACAAAAGCGATG gattaaaaaaatttgttctgGACCAAAGTCATGCCGCGGTGCGAATGACGTCATTCGGTTTCCACGACAACACGATAAAATTTAAGTACACCAAGATGTCAGACGCGGAATTGAACGAAGAGCTGTGTACGTAA
- the LOC143463184 gene encoding corticotropin-releasing factor-binding protein-like isoform X1 encodes METSVRQSHQRMRATKELFAEYLLLTFLVSPLRCQPSNDEDQAQIITGPGPTEPYSISSRSLNCVDMAKVDSDLTFVQTDESQALCGVYLIGDVHEIISVEVLEAKVDCDQGEFLEIFDGWMARGNILPSDGDHALPLEKRIVGFCERQRARYQTALTFTSTQNVALVQFRLYMNSEIKIRFRRIYATSLKCNVVTPTTQGRYTMYSVQGRSCTFSIIQPTLLEVEEVLLSSENVNATRHDTIEILKGDSLDTAAMTLVQRYQAPYKSDGLKKFVLDQSHAAVRMTSFGFHDNTIKFKYTKMSDAELNEELCT; translated from the exons ATGGAAACAAGCGT GCGACAGAGCCATCAGAGAATGAGAGCCACCAAAGAACTTTTTGCGGAATATTTGTTGCTGACATTTCTTGTTTCTCCACTACGTTGTCAG CCCAGCAATGACGAAGACCAAGCTCAAATCATCACAGGGCCCGGCCCAACCGAGCCTTATTCAATATCATCTAGATCTCTAA ATTGTGTCGATATGGCTAAAGTGGATTCGGATTTGACCTTTGTTCAAACTGATGAAAGTCAAGCTTTATGCGGAGTTTACCTCATTGGAGACGTTCACGAAATTATTTCGGTCGAAGTTCTGGAAGCAAAAGTTGACTGTGACCAAGGAGAATTCCTTGAG ATATTTGATGGATGGATGGCACGTGGCAATATTCTTCCTAGCGACGGTGATCATGCTCTTCCCCTAGAAAAGAGAATTGTCGGGTTTTGTGAGCGGCAGAGAGCTCGATATCAGACGGCCTTAACTTTTACTTCTACGCAAAATGTTGCCTTGGTTCAATTCCGTTTGTACATGAACAGCGAAATCAAAATACGTTTCAGAAGGATTTACGCTACGAGTT TGAAATGTAACGTGGTGACACCGACAACTCAAGGAAGATACACAATGTATTCAGTTCAAGGCAGAAGTTGCACTTTTTCAATAATTCAACCTACGCTACTTGAAGTCGAAGAGGTTCTTTTAAGCAGCGAAAAC GTCAACGCCACTCGCCATGACACCATAGAAATTTTGAAAGGTGACTCGTTAGACACAGCGGCGATGACCCTGGTCCAGAGATACCAAGCACCGTACAAAAGCGATG gattaaaaaaatttgttctgGACCAAAGTCATGCCGCGGTGCGAATGACGTCATTCGGTTTCCACGACAACACGATAAAATTTAAGTACACCAAGATGTCAGACGCGGAATTGAACGAAGAGCTGTGTACGTAA